The following coding sequences are from one Scomber japonicus isolate fScoJap1 chromosome 3, fScoJap1.pri, whole genome shotgun sequence window:
- the LOC128355172 gene encoding helicase with zinc finger domain 2-like: MSSGGSKLALLSSTYDLKLVCTQCSVRKKEITYSLKSVQHQCSHDLLLCRAKGGSKWRPVSRRPKFPNPSQYMTCWFFEEGSGCTRHQNRCTFARSEEEVAVWNFEKNQGLDHDHLCYVITQSERGSDQSNTSKRLGDLLDLDLKAVCDLCSVKENEITYTVESVIHKCTRNQLLVKAKTSNQWRPVSEPPKCGDFDQNVFYKACDFYVEGSGCTQHGESCTFARSCEEATVWNYVKGKKIDKDELIRHVAESEHISITPDSAAESILQKLSGEFIELCKDCFHDRPQKLTVKRWNATCSADEAHTWNPILVYHLSENYRNDIYSQVRSLPQNCQFKYCSHVRQKLCWHQAGHCTSAQSEVEMVVWKAEQSGLLVRPHLLHLSQQEQKQSRQITMYCKVCLLELSSPENFFKHCSSLEHAKLLTDDTTVTWECRQPPHNHRAEFWLCDRPQTCEYDNNCPKAHSMEELKEWVMRAEEEEEIGHNIEAQGYMSYNDRLLEEYKTSSNEVYIMSVQVDDVSISCDKDLTLECEHINATLQWNFQVETERQLVHVALLKQEPGALFTLDDLSLAPCSHSPGEHFLRDDMTYDIIVSFTCTNPGLYEQWLVLDFDMRPVLLRKLRVRVGQPSLDDIEPPTMTPGVTFQCVERWNRGNRVIIPCSTRKEEQEELLKEYKPPQINFLFKSSYNSQTHLNHENYKESMHHFLYTEELAEDQVVSRLNVCGEITTLDILSSPEFGMMIAPPGELFCSVSTPCCLTPDTPEGQVLKRSIKSGLIASLCSSGRNSKVYEANILQNTKSENEMYLELRKRCCSDLMLKKNESYQMEVQFQLDRDSFCTMHKAVDLLPDTKRVLPDLKKCSVPAKHMHYENLNVKQKSAFDFITGFSSVQKNVAPLLIYGPFGTGKTFTLATAARELSKEPDNKVLICTHTNSSAGLYVKEHFHPFIDKKNAGMKPIRIKANTKSALYATDEITLKYCFLSEDRQFLPSTKAILDCHKIVITTAIMAMHFHDLKLPEGYFTHILIDEASQMLECEALIPLGLVGPNTRVVLAGDHMQMGPKLFSVDDHHRSNHTLLNRLFHYYQDQKCDAAQKSRIIFSENYRSTKEIVEFVSTHFYVGKNDIIKATGNIPPPDNGPAIKFYHVRGECLLDTVSMSWYNKEEVATVNEAVNEILKHWPSTWGPKDQRSICVLSEGCQVRLIRTALERKGLADIHVENLSNVQGKQFRAVIMTAVQTRDSLRTSHLPGLELFNDARVLNTAMTRAQSQVVVIGDAAALCCFGKCPGIWKIYIEHCINNTGVAPQHFTEDFFEKDVMEMARFRNPENVDESSILSDSILQELKDEYEQLETEYSSDEDCSDGFNHHKSSSSYNTTDDLTDVLELCKKQPEMYKHGKLVMESHNTGYVIPYNSPTRHISINGRANLGKAFSGDEVLLQGSTVFSITKKDGSARKLVCVLEDEDYSKPRQNPGDKFVKRLMIPITKTAPKIRILIRKEKPNWLPIKKLINGHWTTVTYTCLGEQLEQNNVFMVQVINWRENYSYPLGNVTRILPTGKSLDGLIVLDEEFKVVPTPCNSHKTDNMADEDSTHRQDIREVMTFTVDPENATDLDDAISVRDVGDQYELGIHIADVASFVSRGSKLDEDAKQRGATYYRSREEPIHMFPKDLSTGRFSLLEDQDRRVVSLMFKVNKKTHEVIGKPEFQLSLIKSNSCLSYEDAEIMISERYGQRPEFDSVENCVAVAYCFAKEQRKRRLQDWAYAQPDDHRLPGKRKAHLMIEELSVLFNKHASETLIGSEKARDCTPLRCQAGPDPEKVKNFKKKYGELIPLSLHVRHNVTHDELVSNCGNFHILTEVWDDIQSAARIDDIDQMVDLVATDDIHPLLQPVINQFKKCFGKAYVICYSSPEAEVGHYSLNVRYYTHASSPIRRYMDIVLQRLLHSIICDRNVQYTQTEITTMCNQFENNFKDAKEYEQKAEKIFYAVSMKKQSATKLAFVVSADPKRTSFAVSFPFNTNIFAESLSIMYKDLQLDDEPFFDEENHSITLKWKRRIYAADTMQMYQDMKMLSDCAPYVELPLTIWKDIVDAIAEENWDHAKLLIINAETKQPEKEKSLPESFHVHQAETSTHTSKEDHFVDFDLQLKPGDTLKIQMTSEFIRGYHMPAVQLLHIRPKFEVCVEHVHSPITCFSRCADNPSRVYYSDTEEYVQIWKPLCEMESVATAVSESDSIIIENLTVNFKKEQERTLTGSFFLPLEWINEWAIGCNLSKCLLCIRKRGLKLTSNLEHSAQVDPKEFTWVAHAVTYTVEEGEHSSNDGSTVKFYVHHLPMENIPDCVFQENTCFTVEIIPKLLPDIRKENAVVSIQSACDLIKSIALGKPIPKVKIKTTIMRKQLPYRLPELNQSQNKAVDQALNDTFTVIQGPPGTGKTVVGVYIAYWFIELNSKNPRKCVDPKDENKKQVILYCGPSNKSVDVVAEYLLRFGDRLKPLRVYSQQVEMLDYPYPNFNLQFYCRTFRQERAKPELRSITLHHRMRQKENPYSSPIRDFDKRIELAFENKGQQLTAQEVKEYKKLLRDARTHELERHDIILCTCTQSSTPSLTKTVTARQILIDECAMATEPQAMIPLVCNNPEKIVLIGDHKQLRPIVKNQRVRKLGMAKSLFERYYTIHDDRAVMLDIQYRMHEDICEFPSNEYYEGELKTGVEQPSSVLLVDGRKMAIVFGHIIGKTISLVVNTAKGNENSKANLEERDKVVEIAEKLVVDAKVEQQSIVILSPYNAQVSEIRDELKRKKLDQITVTTITKSQGSEWRYVILSTVCSLPSEEIQSEPNRPWLLKHIGFVGDPNQINVGITRAKEGLCIIGNQELLNCSGAWRKLLQHYRLHNAVTDADKISVRGAT; the protein is encoded by the exons ATGTCATCTGGGGGGTCCAAACTGGCTCTGCTGTCATCAACATATGACCTCAAACTTGTATGCACTCAGTGCTctgtcagaaagaaagaaattacatattccttaaaatcaGTCCAACACCAGTGTTCACATGACCTCCTGCTCTGTAGAGCCAAAGGTGGCAGCAAATGGAGGCCAGTTTCTAGACGTCCCAAGTTTCCAAACCCTAGTCAGTATATGACATGTTGGTTCTTTGAAGAGGGCTCTGGCTGCACAAGGCACCAAAACCGATGCACCTTTGCtagaagtgaagaagaagtggCAGTGTGGAACTTTGAAAAGAATCAAGGATTAGACCACGACCATCTCTGCTATGTTATAACTCAGTCTGAGAGAGGATCTGATCAGAGTAACACATCTAAACGTCTTGGTGACCTTTTGGATTTAGATTTGAAGGCTGTGTGTGATCTATGCTCTGTTAAGGAGAATGAAATAACATACACTGTTGAGTCAGTTATTCACAAGTGCACTAGAAATCAGCTTTTAGTCAAAGCCAAAACCTCTAACCAATGGAGACCTGTCTCTGAGCCGCCTAAATGTGGAGACTTTGatcaaaatgtcttttataaagCTTGTGACTTCTATGTTGAGGGCTCTGGATGTACACAACATGGAGAGAGCTGCACTTTTGCCAGAAGCTGTGAAGAGGCCACTGTATGGAACTatgttaaaggaaaaaaaatagataaagatGAGTTAATCAGACATGTAGCTGAATCTGAGCATATTTCGATAACACCTGACAGTGCAGCTGAAAGCATACTCCAAAAGTTGTCAGGGGAATTCATTGAGCTCTGTAAAGACTGCTTTCATGATCGTCCACAAAAATTAACAGTCAAAAGGTGGAACGCCACTTGCTCGGCAGACGAAGCACACACCTGGAACCCAATCTTAGTTTATCACTTATCAGAGAATTATAGGAATGACATCTATAGTCAGGTGCGCTCACTTCCCCAAAACTGTCAGTTTAAGTACTGCAGTCATGTCAGGCAAAAGCTCTGCTGGCATCAGGCTGGCCATTGTACCTCTGCCCAGAGCGAGGTGGAGATGGTGGTGTGGAAAGCGGAACAGAGTGGGCTCTTGGTCCGACCTCATCTCCTTCATTTGAGCCAGCAGGAGCAGAAACAGTCCAGACAGATTACCATGTACTGCAAAGTGTGCCTGCTAGAACTTTCCTCCCCAGAGAACTTCTTCAAGCACTGCTCCTCTTTGGAGCATGCCAAGTTACTCACTGATGACACCACCGTCACGTGGGAATGTCGGCAACCTCCACACAATCACAGAGCTGAGTTTTGGCTGTGTGACAG ACCACAAACATGTGAGTATGACAACAACTGTCCAAAAGCTCATTCTATGGAAGAACTGAAGGAGTGGGTGATGCgtgctgaagaggaagaggagatcgGACATAACATTGAAGCCCAAGGTTACATGAGCTATAATGACAGGCTTTTGGAAGAATACAAAACCAGCAGCAATGAAGTGTACATT ATGTCAGTTCAAGTTGATGATGTCAGCATCTCTTGTGATAAAGATTTAACTTTGGAGTGTGAACACATCAATGCAACACTTCAGTGGAACTTTCAAGTTGAAACAGAG agACAGCTTGTGCATGTGGCGCTGTTGAAGCAAGAACCAGGAGCATTATTTACATTGGATGACCTCAGTTTAGCGCCCTGCAGTCACTCCCCAGGTGAACACTTTCTCCGTGATGACATGACCTATGACATCATTGTGTCTTTCACATGCACCAACCCAGGTCTGTATGAACAGTGGTTAGTGCTAGATTTTGACATGAGACCAGTGCTATTGAGAAAACTCAGAGTAAGAGTGGGCCAGCCATCATTGGATGACATTGAACCACCAACTATGACCCCTGGAGTCACCTTTCAGTGTGTTGAGCGTTGGAATCGAGGGAACAGGGTTATCATCCCATGTTCCaccaggaaagaagaacaggagGAGCTGTTAAAGGAGTACAAGCCTCCTCAGATTAACTTTCTGTTTAAGTCCTCCTATAACAGCCAAACACATCTGAATCATGAAAACTACAAAGAAAGCATGCACCACTTCCTATACACAGAGGAACTGGCAGAAGATCAGGTTGTTTCAAG gCTAAATGTTTGTGGAGAAATTACAACACTGGATATATTGAGCAGTCCAGAGTTTGGCATGATGATTGCTCCTCCAGGAGAACTGTTCTGTTCTGTCTCAACTCCCTGTTGTCTCACACCTGACACCCCTGAGGGACAGGTACTGAAACGAAGCATCAAGTCTGGCCTGATAGCATCTTTATGTTCAAGTGGCAGAAACTCCAAGGTCTATGAGGCCAACAtcctgcaaaacacaaaaagtgaaAACGAAATGTATTTGGAACTCCGTAAAAGATGTTGCTCAGATCTTatgctgaaaaaaaatgaatcatatcAAATGGAAGTGCAGTTTCAGCTTGACCGTGACAGCTTCTGCACCATGCACAAGGCTGTAGACCTCCTTCCTGATACAAAAAGAGTGCTACCAGACCTTAAAAAATGCAGTGTTCCTGCAAAACACATGCACTATGAGAACCTGAATGTAAAGCAAAAGTCAGCATTTGACTTTATCACTGGGTTTTCCAGTGTCCAAAAAAACGTGGCACCACTCCTCATCTATGGACCATTTGGAACTGGGAAAACATTCACCCTTGCTACAGCAGCCAGAGAACTTTCTAAAGAGCCTGACAACAAAGTGCTAATTTGCACCCACACCAACAG ttCTGCAGGTCTGTATGTCAAAGAGCACTTCCATCCAttcattgacaaaaaaaatgctGGGATGAAGCCGATACGGATAAAAGCAAACACCAAAAGTGCTTTGTATGCCACAGATGAGATTACTTTGAAGTACTGCTTTCTTTCAGAAGACAGACAGTTTCTACCATCAACCAAAGCTATTCTAGATTGCCACAAAATAGTCATAACAACAGCAATAATGGCAATGCATTTTCATGACCTTAAGCTCCCAGAGGGATACTTCACACACATTCTAATTGATGAAGCCTCTCAGATGCTGGAATGTGAAGCCTTGATTCCCCTTGGTTTAGTTGGGCCAAACACAAGAGTTGTGTTAGCAGGAGATCATATGCAAATGGGGCCAAAACTTTTCTCAGTGGATGATCATCACCGTTCAAATCACACACTCCTTAATCGCTTGTTCCACTACTATCAAGACCAAAAGTGTGATGCTGCCCAAAAAAGTAGAATCATTTTCAGTGAAAACTACCGTTCAACCAAAGAAATTGTGGAGTTTGTATCCACCCATTTCTACGTCGGTAAGAATGATATTATCAAAGCTACTGGAAATATTCCACCTCCTGACAATGGCCCTGCCATCAAATTCTACCATGTTAGGGGAGAGTGTCTCTTGGACACAGTGTCTATGTCTTGGTATAACAAAGAAGAGGTTGCCACAGTGAATGAAGCAGTGAACGAAATTCTCAAACACTGGCCATCAACATGGGGACCCAAGGACCAACGCTCAATATGTGTCCTATCAGAGGGATGCCAG GTTCGACTAATTCGGACAGCACTTGAGAGAAAAGGCCTTGCAGATATCCATGTGGAGAATCTTTCGAATGTGCAAG GCAAACAGTTTAGGGCAGTCATAATGACAGCTGTGCAAACACGTGATAGCCTAAGAACATCACATCTGCCTGGTCTGGAGCTGTTCAATGATGCTCGTGTGTTAAACACAGCAATGACGAGGGCTCAGTCCCAAGTGGTTGTGATTGGAGATGCTGCGGCCCTCTGCTGCTTTGGGAAATGCCCAGGAATCTGGAAGATCTACATAGAACACTGCATCAACAACACTGGTGTTGCACCACAGCATTTCACCGAAGACTTCTTCGAAAAAGATGTCATGGAAATGGCAAGATTTCGAAATCCTGAAAATGTGGATGAGAGCAGCATTCTCAGTGATTCAATTCTTCAAGAACTGAAAGATGAATATGAACAGCTAGAAACAGAATATAGTTCAGATGAAGACTGTTCGGATGGCTTCAATCACCACAAGTCAAGCTCATCATACAATACCACTGATGATCTTACAGATGTTTTAGAGTTATGTAAAAAACAACCAGAGATGTACAAGCATGGAAAGTTGGTCATGGAGTCCCATAACACAGGTTATGTCATACCATATAATAGCCCCACCAGACATATAAGCATAAATGGAAGGGCAAACCTGGGCAAGGCCTTCTCTGGCGATGAAGTGCTTTTACAAGGATCAACAGTGTTCAGCATCACCAAGAAAGATGGATCAGCCCGTAAActagtgtgtgtgcttgaggATGAAGATTACAGCAAACCAAGACAGAATCCTGGTGACAAATTTGTCAAAAGATTGATGATTCCTATTACAAAAACTGCACCCAAAATACGCATACTGATCAGAAAGGAAAAACCTAACTGGCTCCCAATAAAAAAGCTAATCAATGGACATTGGACAACTGTAACCTATACATGCCTTGGTGAACAACTGGAACAGAACAATGTGTTTATGGTGCAAGTGATTAACTGGAGAGAAAATTATTCATATCCATTGGGGAACGTGACAAGAATTCTTCCAACTGGAAAATCTTTGGATGGACTAATTGTCCTGGATGAAGAATTCAAAGTTGTGCCCACTCCATGTAACTCACACAAAACTGACAATATGGCAGATGaagacagcacacacagacaggataTACGTGAGGTAATGACTTTCACAGTGGATCCAGAAAATGCAACAGACTTGGATGATGCCATCAGTGTCAGGGATGTTGGAGACCAATATGAGCTGGGAATCCATATTGCAGATGTGGCAAGCTTTGTGAGTCGAGGAAGTAAATTAGATGAGGATGCAAAACAACGTGGTGCAACATATTACCGCAGCAGGGAAGAACCCATTCATATGTTTCCCAAAGACTTGAGCACTGGACGCTTTAGTCTTCTGGAAGATCAAGATCGTAGGGTGGTTTCATTGATGTTCAAagtaaacaagaaaacacatgaaGTCATTGGAAAACCTGAATTCCAGCTGTCACTGATCAAGTCTAACAGCTGTTTGTCTTATGAAGATGCAGAGATCATGATCTCTGAAAGATATGGACAGAGACCTGAATTTGATTCAGTAGAAAATTGTGTTGCTGTGGCTTATTGTTTTGcaaaagaacaaaggaagagaaggcTTCAGGACTGGGCTTATGCTCAACCTGATGATCACAGATTGCCCGGGAAGCGCAAAGCCCATCTGATGATTGAAGAGCTAAGTGTGTTATTCAACAAACATGCATCTGAGACTTTGATTGGTTCAGAAAAAGCAAGGGATTGCACACCCCTTCGCTGTCAGGCAGGACCAGAtcctgaaaaagtaaaaaatttCAAGAAGAAATATGGAGAACTCATACCACTGTCTTTACATGTTCGGCACAACGTTACCCATGATGAACTTGTCTCAAACTGTGGAAACTTCCACATACTCACAGAAGTGTGGGACGATATCCAGTCAGCTGCCAGAATAGATGATATAGACCAAATGGTGGATCTCGTTGCAACAGATGACATCCACCCTCTGCTCCAGCCAGTCATTAATCAGTTCAAAAAGTGCTTTGGTAAAGCTTATGTCATCTGTTACTCCTCCCCTGAGGCAGAAGTTGGGCACTACTCTCTGAACGTAAGGTATTACACACATGCATCCTCACCAATACGCCGATACATGGACATCGTCTTGCAAAGACTTTTGCACTCCATCATATGTGACAGGAATGTCCAGTACACTCAAACAGAGATTACAACTATGTGCAATCAATTTGAGAACAACTTCAAGGATGCTAAAGAGTATGAACAAAAGGCTGAGAAAATCTTCTATGCCGTGAGcatgaaaaaacaaagtgcCACAAAGCTAGCATTTGTTGTTAGTGCAGATCCTAAAAGAACAAGTTTTGCAGTGTCATTTccttttaacacaaacatatttgcaGAGAGTTTATCAATCATGTACAAAGATTTACAGTTGGACGACGAGCCATTTTTTGATGAAGAAAATCACTCCATCACTCTTAAGTGGAAAAGGCGGATCTATGCAGCTGACACCATGCAAATGTACCAGGACATGAAAATGCTTTCAGACTGTGCTCCATATGTTGAGCTTCCACTGACAATATGGAAAGACATTGTTGATGCAATTGCTGAAGAAAATTGGGATCATGCAAAGTTACTCATAATCAATGCTGAAACAAAGcaaccagaaaaagaaaagagtctgCCAGAATCTTTTCACGTGCATCAAGCCGAGACTAGCACACATACCTCGAAGGAAGATCACTTTGTCGACTTTGACCTGCAGTTAAAGCCAGGGGACACCCTTAAGATCCAAATGACCTCAGAATTTATAAGAGGTTATCACATGCCTGCTGTTCAGTTGCTTCACATTAGGCCAAAGTTTGAAGTTTGTGTGGAACATGTCCACAGCCCTATCACATGCTTCTCCAGATGTGCAGATAATCCATCAAGGGTTTATTATAGTGATACGGAAGAGTATGTCCAGATCTGGAAACCATTGTGTGAGATGGAATCTGTCGCCACTGCAGTGAGTGAAAGTGACAGCATTATCATTGAGAACCTGACAGTAAACTTTAAAAAGGAGCAGGAACGTACACTGACAGGAAGCTTCTTCTTACCTCTGGAATGGATCAATGAATGGGCCATTGGATGCAACCTTTCAAAGTGCTTACTGTGCATTCGAAAAAGAGGTTTGAAGTTGACTTCAAATCTGGAACATTCTGCACAAGTGGACCCAAAAGAGTTCACATGGGTGGCGCATGCTGTCACCTACACAGTAGAAGAAGGTGAACACTCTTCAAATGATGGAAGTACAGTGAAGTTCTATGTCCATCACCTGCCAATGGAGAACattcctgactgtgtgtttcaggaaaACACATGTTTTACAGTTGAAATAATCCCAAAGCTCCTGCCTGACAT ACGGAAAGAAAATGCTGTGGTCAGCATTCAGTCTGCATGTGATCTTATCAAGAGTATAGCACTTGGGAAACCCATTCCAAAAG TAAAAATAAAGACGACCATCATGAGGAAACAGCTACCATACAGACTGCCAGAGCTTAACCAGAGTCAGAACAAAGCTGTGGACCAAGCTCTAAATGATACATTCACAGTAATACAGGGACCACCTG GAACTGGGAAGACAGTAGTAGGTGTCTACATAGCGTACTGGTTCATCGAGCTGAACTCTAAGAACCCAAGAAAATGTGTTGACCCAAAGGATGAGAACAAGAAACAAGTCATTCTCTACTGTGGGCCGTCCAACAAGTCTGTTGATGTTGTTGCAG AGTACCTGTTGAGGTTTGGGGACAGACTGAAACCCCTCAGAGTCTACAGCCAACAAGTGGAGATGCTGGACTACCCTTATCCAAACTTCAACCTTCAATTTTACTGTAGGACATTCCGCCAGGAACGTGCCAAACCAGAACTTCG GAGTATCACTCTTCATCACCGAATGCGGCAAAAAGAAAACCCTTATTCAAGTCCAATAAGAGATTTTGACAAACGCATTGAACTTGCCTTTGAGAACAAAGGACAACAACTGACAGCTCAAGAGGTGAAAGA ATACAAAAAGCTTCTCAGAGATGCTCGGACACATGAACTTGAACGGCATGACATCATACTGTGCACATGTACACAGTCTTCCACCCCGAGCTTGACTAAGACCGTCACTGCACGTCAGATCCTCATTGATGAATGTGCAATGGCCACTGAACCCCAGGCCATGATTCCATTAGTCTGCAACAATCCAGAAAAG ATTGTTTTGATTGGTGACCACAAACAGTTACGACCAATTGTGAAGAATCAGCGTGTGAGGAAGCTGGGGATGGCTAAGTCTCTGTTTGAACGTTACTATACAATCCATGATGATAGGGCAGTGATGctggacatacagtacagaatG CATGAGGACATATGTGAGTTCCCATCAAATGAATACTATGAAGGAGAGCTGAAAACTGGTGTGGAGCAGCCAAGCAGTGTCCTACTTGTTGACGGCAGAAAGATGGCAATCGTGTTTGGGCACATCATAGGAAAGACCATCAGTCTGGTTGTGAACACAGCCAAGGGCAACGAGAACTCTAAAGCAAACctggaagagagagacaaagtg GTTGAGATAGCTGAAAAGCTGGTGGTGGATGCCAAAGTCGAACAGCAGAGTATTGTGATCCTGTCGCCCTATAATGCCCAAGTGTCAGAAATCAGAGatgagctgaagaggaagaaaCTGGATCAAATCACTGTTACCACAATCACGAAAAGCCAAG GAAGTGAATGGCGTTATGTCATCCTATCGACTGTGTGCTCTTTGCCAAGTGAAGAGATTCAGAGTGAACCAAACAGACCCTGGCTGTTAAAACATATTGGTTTTGTAGGTGATCCAAACCAGATCAATGTGGGCATCACCAGGGCCAAGGAAGGACTGTGCATCATTG GGAACCAAGAGTTGCTCAACTGCAGTGGAGCTTGGAGAAAGCTCCTGCAACACTACAGGCTTCACAACGCAGTGACAGATGCAGACAAGATTTCAGTGCGAGGTGCCACATAG